The genomic window TGCAGATTATTGAGTGTTTCCATACCGCTTTGCTTGTAACAGACTTACAAAAAGCTGAGGAGTTTTACAGTAATGTCCTCGGATTAACCAAAATCGACAGAAGTCTCAATTATCCCGGTACTTGGTATCAAATCGGTAACTTTCAACTTCATCTCATAGTTGACTCATCCATCTCAACGGACATCCACAACTCCCAAAAACTAGGACGCAACCCTCATCTAGCATTTAAAGTTGCAAACTTAGAAACCGCCAAAAGCCAGCTAATGGCTAACAATTGCTTTATTCAAACTAGCGCTTCCGGTCGAGCGGCTTTATTTACCAGAGATCCAGACAACAATATTATAGAACTCACCCAAAACTAAACTTTTTCTAGTACGGTTTGTTGATGAAAATTATCGCCTACACCTATACAAACCCTCTCCTAGAACCCCCGCCAGAGCCGAATTTATGGGGATGGGAGCTAGATAAATTGTATCAAGACTTGGGAAAGCGATCGCAATTGCAACAACTCTTGCGTGACGCAAAAACCGAAAGAGCAGACTATCTCCTCATTCGCCGCATTGAAGAACTTGGTGACTCTATCCCAGAAATTAACAGCCGACTAAGCGAACTTGTAGCGCTCAATATCAAGCTAATTACCACCGAACAAACGGCGGATATGCAGGCTGATTTAGTGCAACTGCAACAAATTCAATACGAACAACGCAGTCGCAGTATCCGCACTGGACACGCCCGCAACCGCCTAAATGCCCTCACCCCACCCGGTAAAGTTCCCTACGGCTACCGCAGAATCAAAGATCGTTATGCTATAGATCGCACTACATCCCCCGTAGTTAAAGACTTTTTTGATCGCTTTCTTCTTTACGGATCTTTGCGGGGTGCGGTACGTTATTTAGCCCAAAAATACGGCAAAAAAATCTCTGTCACTACCGGAAAACGTTGGTTAATTAATCCCGTCTATCGTGGCGATACGGCTTACCAAAACGAACAAACTTTGTCTGATACTCACGCGCCAATTATTTCTAGAGAAGAAGCCGCCCAAATCGATCGCCTATTACGCCGCAATCGTCGATTACCCCCGCGTACCGCCAGCGCCAACCGTTCTTTAGCGGGATTAGTTAGTTGCACTTCATGCTCGTCACCAATGATTGTTGTGAGCGTTACTAAACCCCGTAAATCTAACGAATATTTATATTTGCGCCCTACTTCTTGCCCCAACAAGCCTAAATGTCGCTCTTTAGCTTACGAAGAAGTATTGCAACAAACAATTTCCACAATTTGCCGCGATTTACCAATAGCAGTAAGTGGCATGAATTTTTCGCAATTAGATGGTGTAAAAAATTCTTGGTTAGCAGAAATTGCCACTAAGCAAGAAATTCTCGCCCAAATACCACCTTTAATCGATAATGGGATTTTGGACTCGGAAACGGCGACACTACGCACTTACAACCTCCGTACCGAAATTTCGGATTTACAGGGAAAATTAGCAACTTTGCCGCCTGTAAACTTGCAATCAGTGGCTCAATTAGTCTCTATTCCTCAGTTTTGGCTCGATTTATCCGAATCGGAGCGACGATTTTATTTTAGGGAGTTTATCCGCCAAATTCAAATAGTACGCCAAGATAAAAGTTGGCAGTTGCAAATTATCTTTATTTTTTAGAAGTCACTTCCCTTTCATGGCTCGTTTGCGTTATAAAAATTTTACTCAAAAACTCCGCCCGATGGATTGGTTGTGGTTTGTTGGGTTATTAATCGCCGCTTTGATACTATTTACGCTCAATTTGGGCGGAGTAGCGCTGCGAGACTGGGATGAGGGTACGGTGGCTCAAGTGGCGCGGGAAATTTCTCGCCATCCCATTGCTTCGGAAGCTTGGATTTATCCCACTCTTGGCGGCGAAGCCTATCTAAATAAACCGCCGCTTATCCACTGGCTAATTGCTTTGACTTACCGTACTTTTGGGGTAAATGAATGGACATCGCGCCTACCTGGAGCAATTTTAACAGCGTTTTCTGTACCGTTACTTTACAGCATTGGGCGAGAAATATTCCCGCAAAGAATAACGGCTATTTTTGCCAGTCTAGTTTACTTGACAATGCTACCAATGGTACGTCACGGACGACTAGCGATGTTAGATGGCGCGGTAGTAAGTTTTTTTGTATTTACAATTTGGTGCGTGTTGCGAAGTCGGCGGAATCTGGGCTACTGCTTAGGTGTAGGCATTGGGTTAGGGCTAATCTGTTTTACTAAGGGGCTTTTAGGTTTATTATTAGGGGCGATCGCATTATTATTTCTGTTATGGGATACACCGCGCCTACTCACCAGTTGGCAAATGTGGTTAAGGCTGGCAATTGGGACAATTCCAGTAATTAGTTGGTATACTGCCCAATGGCTGCATTATGGTAGCTTTTTTACTCAAACCGCCTTAGTTAATCAATCTTTTAATCGCATTTGGCAAGGGGTAGAAAATCATGCCCAGCCACCTTGGTATTATTTATTAGAAATTGTTAAATATTCTTTCCCCTGGTTGCTATTTTTACCCCAAGGATTTCGTTTTGCTTGGATAAATAGCAATATTAGTTACTCCAAGCTAATTGTAGTTTGGCTGGGGGTTTACTTACTGGCAATTTCTATAATGACTACTAAATTGCCTTGGTACGTTTTACCAATTTATCCCGCCTTTGCTCTAGCGGTGGGAGTCCAGCTAACCCAAATTTGGCAGAAACCACACTTAAATTATTCTCGCAACGCGATCACAATTCTGACATTATTAGCAACAATTGCCTGGGGTGGTAGTTTATACTTTAGCCCTCTAAGTCCCGCCAAAGACTTGCAAGTACAGATAATCTCAACTTGTGTAGCGCTGACGATGACCATTGCCGCAATTTTAGCCCAAGAACGCGATCGCCAATTTATTGTAATTTTATTTTGGGGTTGCTATCTTTCTATCGCTTTATTTGTCACTTCTCGTCATTGGGTATGGGAATTAGCGGAAGCTTACCCAGTAAAACCTGTAGCTGCATTAATTCAAAGTAATACACCCATCAATGGGAAAATTTATACTTCTTTTCCTGATCATCGACCATCATTGGACTTTTATAGCGATCTCCACATCAGCCCTGCCACTAATGACGAACTTCAACTATACTGGCGACAGCAAACAAAAGCCTACTTTCTTCTGGATACAGCTACATTAAAAAGTCTCCAGTTAAAATCGGTTCAAAAACTGGGGACAAGAGAAGGTTGGAGCTTAGTTAAGGCTAATAGCAATAGGTAAAAACTGTTATTTCTGCCTATACTTTTACAAGCTTGGTGGATGATTGCGATCGTTAATTTTTTCTACTACTTGATTAATAGGATTTTGCTGACGCTGGACGCTATCAATTGTAAAAACACTAGCACCCATAATTAACAAGCCTACCGCCACATACATAAACGGACGCTTGATTACACCTAAGTCACGAATAATTCTTGCCCAAGGCTTGCTTTGACGGCGCAGTAGTTGAGCAACTAATACTTGTTTACCACTAAAGGGGTCGCGGACATAATGACCGCTCCAAGTTACTACTAACTTCTCTTGGCATGAATTACAAGTAAATAATCCATTACACATTTTGACCAGCTTAAGGTTGCTGCTTCTTTGACAAATGGGGCAAGTAGTATTTTGATTACCAAAGGTGTGAGTATTCATACGTCAGCCTAGTTTACGTGAGTCGCTTTGCTCCAACAGAATTTATTGAGCGTCCTAATTAAAGTATTGCCCTTTTTTTGTCATAGATCGCACTTTTGCCTTGCAGAAAATTTCTAATTTACTGCACCTAGTAAAACCCCATCTGCCAATAACAGCGATGCGTTAGCTTCTCTATAGGATTTGTTGCAAGGCATTTTGCCAATCCATTGAGCGAAGCTCTTTCCTAGTTTAAGCAATCTTTGCCAGCAATATTGAGCAACTTTTCAGTTGTAACACATTGCCTAGCCGTACCTCAAAAGCATACTGGTTGTATACCTAGGCAAGCTTGTTATTTCTGGTAATTGGCAACAAAAATTAAAGATTTTGGCAGTTGCAGCCAAGCCCACAACCTATTGTTAATCTATCTTGGGAGGCAGCAAAGTTATAACAACTACTTGCTAAGACCAAAATTCACTCGCAAAGCATTGTCTTGTCTTGTTTAAGATTTTAAGAGCAATGCCTGAAAGTTTTTAAATTTGTTCGTAACTCTAACTGCACTATCTATGCATTAATTGCATATTGTAAATGTAACTAATGCATATTGTAAAAATTAATACAATTTGAAAACATAAATTTGTAATTGTTCCTTGCTAAAATTTTATCTAAAAGAGCAATCAAAAATTAGCACCGTTATCTAACTAGCGGAAACATCGACGCGGCTATTAAAAATGTATTGTTTCAATCGGTAATTTTGCAGCAACAAATAATGCTTTCAGGCATTAGTTATTGCTACTTTACCAGTGGTAGATGCTTGAAATTTGCGATAGTAGTGAGGAATGAGGTTGAGATTTAGTAAAAAACTTACTCCTCTTTTCTGTAGTTTAGGCTGTAGCTTCAGTATCGTCTTCACGTTCTAATTGCTGCAACCGGATGTGTTTGCGCCCTAAAGTTATTTTGAACTCGTCGCCCGGCTCCAAGCCCATTTGTTTTGTATAAGCTGAACCTATCAATAAGTTTTTATTTTGCTGAACGCTAATTTTGTAGCTGGCGCTACGACCTCCCCGCCCATCGGAACTACTGTGGCTATCTAATTCAATGCCTTCTGCATCAATTAGAGCATTGAGAAACTTCATCATGTTGACTCGCTCAACACCATTTTTGGTGATAGTGTAGTAGCCACACTCTTTAGCTTTTTGTTCTTTGCTAATACTCTCTAGCTCTTTAACTTTATCAAGAAGTTCTTGCCCAGTTAATGGCTCTACTTTTTTCTTTTTATTCATCGGCTTAAGTCAGGAAACTAATGGTTTAATGGTTCGGCTAGTTTTTATTCTAGCTAATCATAGCTTTAAAGCAATGGATTTTGTGGTTTAAGCCAGTAAAACTAAGCAAAATGCTGTATTCAAATAAAGCAAACTTTGAGTTTTATTTTTACTTTGACTCTTAACCAAACCTTGGCAAAAGTTAGTTATGCCAATTTTATGATATTACTTAGCTTTGCTTTAGCTTCACGAATTATACTACATTAATTTTGATTATAAAATGATAATATCTCGGAGATTAAAAAAACCTAAAAATAAAAATAATGATAATAATTGCCAAGAATAGCAGTAACTTAATAACATTAGATAGATGCTTGCAAAGCTGGCAATTGCTCTAGGTTAATAGATTTTATTGCCAGGGGAAGTAAACTAAAAATATAAACTCAGCAATAATAGTATTAAGTAGTATTACTAGGAAAAGAACTGATTTACAAAGAAAAAAGCGCAAAACAAAGCATAAACCCAAAAATTGGCATAAAATTCTCACTTTTAAAAAATCTTTTAGGCATTACTAGAAGAATAATCTAAATTATTGAGCCTTAGCAAAGCTGGCATCATAGGTTTAGTTGTGTATATCTACGGTTAAGAATTTTGATTTGATATCAAAGAGTTGGCAAATAACTTCGCCTAATTGGCGATCGCATTGGTTTAATATTTAGCTAATAAATGAAATTGACAACTCGCGGACACTATAGCGTCAAAGCATTACTAGATTTGAGCTTACAACCAATGGGGGAGGCGATCGCTGTAAAAACCATCGCTTTACGGCAAAATATCCCCGCGCCTTATTTAGAAAAATTACTAATAGAAATGCGTCGCGCGGGATTAGTAGAATCAGTACGAGGAGCTTCGGGGGGGTACAAATTAGCCAAAGCGCCCGAAAAAATATCTTTAGGGCAAATTCTCGCCTCTGTAGGCGAAACCATCGAACCCTTACCCCATCACAGTCCAACGGCGGCGCAAGCAGAGGATTGGGTAACATTTACCTTGTGGCAGAGACTACACCAAAAATTAAAAGAAGCACTGTATGCTATAACACTTGCCGATCTTTATTACGATGCCCGCAGTTGGCAAGCATCGCAAGGGGAATCTGCGAGTTTTGTTGTTTAGGTGGTAATGGGTAATTGGTTGACCAATATTAATGATTATTTTGCTAGTGGCGGCGGTTTTAGATTATTTAATTGGCGATCCTTGGACTTGGCTGCATCCAGTGCAGGTAATGGGTTGGGTAATAAATCGCTTTAGGCAACTAAATGGATTTAAGGAATGCGATCGCCCTTTACTACAACGCTTTTATGGAATATTCTTAGGACTGACTCTAATAATTGGTAGTGGTGGGTTTGGTTGGGCAATTTCTTACGGCTCAAACTTGATTCATCCCCTATTTGGCATTGTTACTCAAAGCATTATTGTAGCTAGTTGCTTTGCCCAAAAAAGCTTAAGACAAGCAGCAGATAACGTTTTACAAGTCCTTGCTACAGGGGATTTAGCCCAAGCTCGAATAAGTTTAAGTCAATACGTGGGTAGAGATACCGAAAACTTGACAGAACCAGAAATCTTACGAGCGGTAATGGAAACTGTCACCGAAAATGCCACCGATGGGGTAATGTCTCCCTTATTTTATGCAATTGTTGGGGCGTTTACACCTCTTGGTAGCGCTGCTTTAGCCTTAGCCTACAAAGCTGCTAGTACCTTAGATTCAACGATTGGCTACCGGGAAGCACCTTACACTTATGTTGGCTGGTTTAGCGCCAGACTTGAAGATTATCTGACTTGGCTTCCTTGTCGGCTTACAGTTTTAACTTTGGCATTATTATCTGGTAAGCCTAAGCAAGTTTGGCTTATTTGTATTCGAGATGCGGTAAAAGATGCGAGTCCCAATTCTGGCTGGAGTGAGGGGGCTTACGCGGCGGTGTTGGGTGTACAAGTAGGCGGAACAAATTGGTATCGTGGAGTAGCTAAACCCAAACCTTTAATTGGCGACGCTATTTATCCAATTACCTCCGAGCGGATTTACCAAGCGTTGCAACTAACACAGTATTGTTTTTTGACTTGGCTAATAATTGCGATCGCGCTTGCTATTATCGCAATCCTAAATCAATTGTGAACGTAGTAGGGGGCGGCATTTTTGGGAAGAAGGATTCTCCCCAAAAGATGCCTTCGCAATGCATTGCGCCCCTACGGTTAATATTTATGAATTAAATAGGATTGTTATAGTAAATACTTAAATTATTCTACCTACTAGGGATTAATAACTATGGCGGCTAAAGTCGTTGAAATTTTATCCTCTGAAGAAATCCGGCGGACGATGACGCGCCTCGCTTCCCAAGTTATTGAGAGATCCCGCGATTTGTCTAACTTGGTAGTTTTGGGTATTTATACTAGAGGTGTAGTTTTAGCGGCAAATTTGGCTAAACAAATTGAAATCCTAGAAGGTGTAGCTGTTCCAGTGGGTGCGATAGATATTACCTTTTATCGAGACGATTTAGACCAAATTGGGGTCAGGACTCCTGCTAAAACCGATATTCCCTTTGATTTGACAGGGAAAACAGTTTTGCTCGTAGATGATGTTATTTATAAAGGGCGGACAATTCGCGCTGCTTTAAATGCCGTCAATGAATATGGTAGACCAGCAACTATATGGTTAGCGGTACTTGTAGATAGAGGTCATAGAGAATTACCAATTCACCCAGATTTTACCGGAAAAAAGCTACCTACTTCTAAAGATGAAAAAGTCAAAGTTTACTTGCAAGGTTTTGATAACCGAGATGGGGTGGAATTGATTAGTAGTTAATTTAATTTTTATTTCTTAAAGTGTGGCAGTAGTTTTGATTCCCGCGTCAAACTAGATAAAACCAGTATCAATATTTTTAGGTATGCAAACTCTCGAAAAAACTCATCCCAAACTGCAAGAATTAAAAACTCGTTTGGCAGAAGTTAACGATATTGAATCCGCCGCTTCTTTGCTGTACTGGGATCAGGCTACTTATATGCCTCCCGGCGGTGCGGTGGCGCGAGGGCGACAAATAGCTACTTTGAGACACATTGCCCATACCAAGTTTACTAATCCTGAAATTGGACAACTATTAGAAGACCTGCGCGATTATGAAGGCGATTGTGACTATAACTCCGACGAAGCTAGTTTAATTCGGATTACCCGCCACGACTACGATCGCTCTGTCAAAATTCCCCCAGATTTTACCGCCAGATTTTCCCAACATAGCGCCGATTGTTACGAAGCTTGGGCAAAAGCCCGACCAGAAAATAATTTTAAGGCGATCGCACCTTTTTTACAAAAAACCTTAGACTATAGCCGGGAAATGGCTAATTATTTTCCTGGCTACTCTCATATCGCCGATCCTTTAATTGATGAGTCCGATTATGGCATGAATACCCAATCGGTGCGCGTCCTGTTTGCTCAATTACGCCAGCAATTAGTCCCCATTGTTGCTGCTATTTCTTCCCAACCCCTCGCCGATGCGTCTTGTTTGCATCAATATTTCCCTGAAGCCGAGCAATTAGCTTTTAG from Synechocystis sp. PCC 7509 includes these protein-coding regions:
- a CDS encoding VOC family protein, translating into MQIIECFHTALLVTDLQKAEEFYSNVLGLTKIDRSLNYPGTWYQIGNFQLHLIVDSSISTDIHNSQKLGRNPHLAFKVANLETAKSQLMANNCFIQTSASGRAALFTRDPDNNIIELTQN
- a CDS encoding recombinase family protein, encoding MKIIAYTYTNPLLEPPPEPNLWGWELDKLYQDLGKRSQLQQLLRDAKTERADYLLIRRIEELGDSIPEINSRLSELVALNIKLITTEQTADMQADLVQLQQIQYEQRSRSIRTGHARNRLNALTPPGKVPYGYRRIKDRYAIDRTTSPVVKDFFDRFLLYGSLRGAVRYLAQKYGKKISVTTGKRWLINPVYRGDTAYQNEQTLSDTHAPIISREEAAQIDRLLRRNRRLPPRTASANRSLAGLVSCTSCSSPMIVVSVTKPRKSNEYLYLRPTSCPNKPKCRSLAYEEVLQQTISTICRDLPIAVSGMNFSQLDGVKNSWLAEIATKQEILAQIPPLIDNGILDSETATLRTYNLRTEISDLQGKLATLPPVNLQSVAQLVSIPQFWLDLSESERRFYFREFIRQIQIVRQDKSWQLQIIFIF
- a CDS encoding ArnT family glycosyltransferase gives rise to the protein MARLRYKNFTQKLRPMDWLWFVGLLIAALILFTLNLGGVALRDWDEGTVAQVAREISRHPIASEAWIYPTLGGEAYLNKPPLIHWLIALTYRTFGVNEWTSRLPGAILTAFSVPLLYSIGREIFPQRITAIFASLVYLTMLPMVRHGRLAMLDGAVVSFFVFTIWCVLRSRRNLGYCLGVGIGLGLICFTKGLLGLLLGAIALLFLLWDTPRLLTSWQMWLRLAIGTIPVISWYTAQWLHYGSFFTQTALVNQSFNRIWQGVENHAQPPWYYLLEIVKYSFPWLLFLPQGFRFAWINSNISYSKLIVVWLGVYLLAISIMTTKLPWYVLPIYPAFALAVGVQLTQIWQKPHLNYSRNAITILTLLATIAWGGSLYFSPLSPAKDLQVQIISTCVALTMTIAAILAQERDRQFIVILFWGCYLSIALFVTSRHWVWELAEAYPVKPVAALIQSNTPINGKIYTSFPDHRPSLDFYSDLHISPATNDELQLYWRQQTKAYFLLDTATLKSLQLKSVQKLGTREGWSLVKANSNR
- a CDS encoding AbrB family transcriptional regulator yields the protein MNKKKKVEPLTGQELLDKVKELESISKEQKAKECGYYTITKNGVERVNMMKFLNALIDAEGIELDSHSSSDGRGGRSASYKISVQQNKNLLIGSAYTKQMGLEPGDEFKITLGRKHIRLQQLEREDDTEATA
- a CDS encoding Rrf2 family transcriptional regulator produces the protein MKLTTRGHYSVKALLDLSLQPMGEAIAVKTIALRQNIPAPYLEKLLIEMRRAGLVESVRGASGGYKLAKAPEKISLGQILASVGETIEPLPHHSPTAAQAEDWVTFTLWQRLHQKLKEALYAITLADLYYDARSWQASQGESASFVV
- the cbiB gene encoding adenosylcobinamide-phosphate synthase CbiB, with the protein product MIILLVAAVLDYLIGDPWTWLHPVQVMGWVINRFRQLNGFKECDRPLLQRFYGIFLGLTLIIGSGGFGWAISYGSNLIHPLFGIVTQSIIVASCFAQKSLRQAADNVLQVLATGDLAQARISLSQYVGRDTENLTEPEILRAVMETVTENATDGVMSPLFYAIVGAFTPLGSAALALAYKAASTLDSTIGYREAPYTYVGWFSARLEDYLTWLPCRLTVLTLALLSGKPKQVWLICIRDAVKDASPNSGWSEGAYAAVLGVQVGGTNWYRGVAKPKPLIGDAIYPITSERIYQALQLTQYCFLTWLIIAIALAIIAILNQL
- the pyrR gene encoding bifunctional pyr operon transcriptional regulator/uracil phosphoribosyltransferase PyrR; protein product: MAAKVVEILSSEEIRRTMTRLASQVIERSRDLSNLVVLGIYTRGVVLAANLAKQIEILEGVAVPVGAIDITFYRDDLDQIGVRTPAKTDIPFDLTGKTVLLVDDVIYKGRTIRAALNAVNEYGRPATIWLAVLVDRGHRELPIHPDFTGKKLPTSKDEKVKVYLQGFDNRDGVELISS